From Tiliqua scincoides isolate rTilSci1 chromosome 2, rTilSci1.hap2, whole genome shotgun sequence, the proteins below share one genomic window:
- the RPP21 gene encoding ribonuclease P protein subunit p21, whose protein sequence is MIKDKEAFQRLSFLYQAAHCVLAQNPENQELARFYCHTQNSISRRLVLRQDPSVKRTICKTCFSLLVPGVSSTVRQRKRRNQQWTVVRCLNCGLTKHFLSNPDYKLWSEQPEALLENQTPACKEAKDQTPSSAQQPPKTFQAEKTTAPSSEPHGPPASKETPVGKSKGKKEPSGR, encoded by the exons ATGATTAAGGATAAAGAAGCATTCCAGAGGCTCAGTTTCCTGTACCAG GCAGCGCATTGTGTCCTTGCACAAAACCCAGAGAACCAGGAATTGGCTCGATTCTATTGCCACACACAGAACAGCATCAGCAGACGTCTCGTCTTAAGACA GGACCCCTCTGTGAAAAGAACCATCTGCAAAACTTGCTTCTCCCTCCTTGTCCCTGGAGTCAGCTCAACTGTGCGCCAGAGAA AGCGCCGTAATCAGCAATGGACTGTTGTGCGGTGTCTCAACTGTGGCCTAACCAAGCATTTCCTCAGCAATCCTGACTATAAACTGTGGTCGGAGCAACCCGAGGCATTGCTGGAGAATCAGACACCAGCTTGCAAAGAAGCCAAAG ACCAGACACCCAGCTCAGCACAGCAGCCCCCCAAGACCTTCCAGGCAGAGAAGACCACAGCCCCAAGTTCTGAACCTCACGGCCCTCCTGCTTCCAAGGAGACCCCGGTGGGCAAATCTAAGGGGAAGAAGGAGCCAAGTGGAAGGTGA